A DNA window from Enterobacter cloacae subsp. cloacae ATCC 13047 contains the following coding sequences:
- the yfbV gene encoding terminus macrodomain insulation protein YfbV, whose protein sequence is MSTPEIPSVNFFSLFRRGQHYAKTWPMEKRLAPMFIENRTIRATRYAIRFMPPVAIFTLCWQIALGGQLGPAVATALFALSLPMQGLWWLGKRSITPLPPSVLHWFYDVRGKLEEAGQALAPVEGKPDYQALADTLKRAFKQLDKTFLDDL, encoded by the coding sequence ATGTCGACACCTGAGATCCCGTCCGTGAATTTTTTTAGTCTGTTTCGTCGGGGACAGCATTACGCGAAGACGTGGCCGATGGAAAAACGCCTTGCGCCCATGTTCATTGAGAATCGCACAATCCGCGCCACGCGCTACGCGATTCGCTTCATGCCTCCTGTCGCTATTTTTACCCTCTGCTGGCAAATTGCGCTGGGCGGACAGCTCGGCCCTGCCGTGGCGACGGCGCTTTTTGCGTTGAGCCTGCCGATGCAGGGGCTGTGGTGGTTAGGTAAGCGTTCAATCACACCTCTGCCGCCTTCTGTTTTACACTGGTTTTATGACGTTCGCGGGAAACTGGAAGAAGCCGGTCAGGCACTCGCTCCGGTTGAAGGCAAGCCCGATTATCAGGCGCTGGCTGACACGCTTAAGCGAGCTTTTAAGCAACTTGATAAAACATTCCTCGATGATTTGTGA
- the ackA gene encoding acetate kinase has translation MSSKLVLVLNCGSSSLKFAIIDALNGDEYLSGLAECFHLPEARIKWKMDGSKQEAALGAGAAHSEALNFIVNTILAQKPELSAQLTAIGHRIVHGGEKYTSSVVIDDSVIQGIKDSASFAPLHNPAHLIGIAEALKSFPNLKDKNVAVFDTAFHQTMPEESYLYALPYSLYKEHGVRRYGAHGTSHFYVTQEAAKVLNKPVEEVNIITCHLGNGGSVSAIRNGKCVDTSMGLTPLEGLVMGTRSGDIDPAIIFHLHDTLGMSVDQINKMLTKESGLLGLTEVTSDCRYVEDNYAEKEDAKRAMDVYCHRLAKYIGSYTALMDGRLDAVVFTGGIGENAAMVRELSLGKLGVLGFEVDHERNLAARFGKSGFINKEGTRPALVIPTNEELVIAQDAHRLTA, from the coding sequence ATGTCGAGTAAGTTAGTACTGGTTCTGAACTGCGGTAGCTCCTCACTGAAATTCGCCATCATCGATGCGCTCAACGGTGACGAGTACCTCTCTGGTTTGGCCGAATGTTTCCATCTGCCTGAAGCACGTATCAAGTGGAAGATGGACGGCAGCAAACAAGAAGCGGCTTTAGGTGCAGGCGCCGCTCACAGTGAAGCGCTGAACTTTATCGTTAACACTATTCTGGCACAAAAACCAGAACTGTCTGCTCAGCTGACTGCGATTGGTCACCGTATCGTCCATGGTGGCGAGAAATACACCAGTTCCGTCGTGATTGACGACTCTGTTATCCAGGGCATCAAAGACTCTGCATCTTTTGCACCGCTGCACAACCCGGCGCACCTGATCGGTATCGCTGAAGCGCTGAAATCCTTCCCTAATCTGAAAGACAAAAACGTGGCCGTGTTTGACACCGCGTTCCATCAGACCATGCCGGAAGAGTCTTACCTCTATGCCCTGCCATACAGCCTCTACAAAGAGCACGGTGTTCGTCGCTATGGCGCGCACGGCACCAGCCACTTCTATGTGACTCAGGAAGCGGCAAAAGTGCTGAACAAACCGGTTGAAGAAGTGAACATCATCACCTGCCACCTGGGCAACGGTGGTTCTGTTTCTGCAATCCGCAACGGTAAATGTGTTGATACCTCCATGGGTCTGACCCCGCTGGAAGGTCTGGTGATGGGTACGCGTTCCGGTGACATCGACCCGGCGATCATCTTCCACCTGCACGACACCCTGGGCATGAGCGTTGACCAGATCAACAAAATGCTGACCAAAGAGTCTGGCCTGCTGGGTCTGACCGAAGTCACCAGCGACTGCCGTTACGTTGAAGACAACTACGCAGAGAAAGAAGACGCTAAACGTGCAATGGACGTTTACTGCCACCGTCTGGCGAAATACATCGGCTCTTACACTGCGCTGATGGATGGCCGTCTGGACGCTGTTGTCTTCACCGGTGGTATCGGTGAGAACGCGGCAATGGTTCGCGAACTGTCCCTGGGCAAACTGGGCGTTCTGGGCTTTGAGGTTGATCACGAGCGTAACCTGGCTGCCCGCTTCGGCAAGTCTGGCTTCATCAACAAAGAAGGCACCCGCCCTGCTCTCGTTATCCCAACAAACGAAGAGCTGGTCATCGCGCAAGACGCGCACCGTCTGACTGCTTGA
- the pta gene encoding phosphate acetyltransferase: protein MSRTIMLIPTGTSVGLTSVSLGVIRAMERKGVRLSVFKPIAQPRAGGDAPDQTTTIVRKNSNLPAAEPLKMNHVESLLSSNQKDVLMEEIIANYHANTKDAEVVLVEGLVPTRKHQFAQSLNFEIAKTLNAEIVFVMSQGTDTPEQLKERIELTRSSFGGTKNTNITGVIVNKLNAPVDEQGRTRPDLSEIFDDSSKAKVIKVDPAKLQESSPLPVLGAVPWSFDLIATRAIDMARHLNATVINEGDINTRRVKSVTFCARSIPHMLEHFRAGSLLVTSADRPDVLVAACLAAMNGVEIGAILLTGAYEMDPRVSKLCERAFATGLPVFMVNTNTWQTSLSLQSFNLEVPVDDHERIEKVQEYVASYINADWIESLTATSERSRRLSPPAFRYQLTELARKAGKRVVLPEGDEPRTVKAAAICAERGIATCVLLGNPDEINRVAASQGVELGAGIEIVDPEVVRESYVARLVELRKNKGMTEAVAREQLEDNVVLGTLMLEQDEVDGLVSGAVHTTANTIRPPLQLIKTAPGSSLVSSVFFMLLPEQVYVYGDCAINPDPTAEQLAEIAIQSADSAIAFGIEPRVAMLSYSTGTSGAGSDVEKVREATRIAQEKRPDLMIDGPLQYDAAVMADVAKSKAPNSPVAGRATVFIFPDLNTGNTTYKAVQRSADLISIGPMLQGMRKPVNDLSRGALVDDIVYTIALTAIQSSQQQ from the coding sequence GTGTCCCGTACTATTATGCTGATCCCTACCGGAACCAGCGTCGGCCTGACCAGCGTCAGCCTTGGCGTGATCCGTGCTATGGAACGCAAAGGCGTTCGTCTGAGCGTCTTTAAGCCAATCGCCCAGCCACGTGCCGGTGGCGATGCGCCAGACCAGACCACCACCATCGTTCGTAAGAACTCCAATCTGCCAGCGGCCGAACCGCTGAAGATGAACCACGTTGAATCTCTGCTCTCCAGCAACCAGAAAGACGTGCTGATGGAAGAGATCATCGCCAACTACCACGCCAATACAAAAGACGCGGAAGTGGTGCTGGTTGAAGGCCTGGTTCCGACCCGCAAACACCAGTTTGCCCAGTCGCTGAACTTCGAAATTGCGAAAACCCTGAACGCCGAGATCGTCTTTGTGATGTCTCAGGGCACAGATACCCCAGAGCAGCTTAAAGAGCGTATCGAACTGACCCGCAGCAGCTTCGGTGGTACTAAAAACACCAACATCACGGGCGTAATCGTCAACAAACTGAATGCGCCTGTGGATGAGCAGGGCCGTACGCGTCCTGACCTGTCCGAGATCTTCGACGACTCTTCCAAAGCGAAAGTCATTAAAGTTGACCCGGCTAAACTGCAGGAATCCAGCCCGCTGCCGGTTCTGGGCGCGGTGCCGTGGAGCTTCGATCTGATTGCCACTCGTGCCATCGATATGGCGCGTCACCTGAACGCCACCGTGATCAACGAAGGCGACATCAATACCCGCCGCGTGAAATCCGTGACCTTCTGCGCCCGCAGCATTCCGCACATGCTGGAGCACTTCCGTGCTGGTTCCCTGCTGGTGACCTCCGCAGACCGTCCAGACGTGCTGGTTGCTGCCTGCCTGGCCGCGATGAATGGCGTAGAAATCGGTGCTATCCTGCTGACCGGTGCTTACGAGATGGATCCACGCGTCAGCAAGCTGTGCGAACGCGCGTTCGCGACTGGCCTGCCGGTATTCATGGTTAATACCAACACCTGGCAGACCTCCCTGAGCCTGCAGAGCTTCAACCTGGAAGTGCCGGTTGATGACCACGAGCGTATCGAGAAAGTTCAGGAATACGTTGCAAGCTACATCAACGCAGACTGGATCGAATCCCTGACCGCAACCTCCGAGCGCAGCCGTCGTCTGTCTCCTCCGGCCTTCCGTTACCAGCTGACCGAGCTGGCGCGTAAAGCGGGCAAACGTGTTGTTCTGCCAGAAGGCGACGAACCACGTACCGTGAAAGCGGCCGCAATCTGTGCAGAGCGCGGCATCGCGACCTGTGTGCTGCTGGGTAACCCGGATGAGATTAACCGCGTTGCGGCATCCCAGGGTGTTGAGCTGGGTGCTGGCATCGAAATCGTTGATCCAGAAGTGGTTCGCGAAAGCTACGTTGCCCGTCTGGTCGAACTGCGTAAGAACAAAGGCATGACCGAAGCCGTTGCGCGTGAGCAGCTGGAAGACAACGTGGTGCTGGGTACGCTGATGCTGGAGCAGGACGAAGTTGACGGCCTGGTATCCGGTGCGGTTCACACTACCGCGAACACCATCCGCCCACCGCTGCAGCTGATCAAAACGGCTCCAGGCAGCTCTCTGGTTTCCTCCGTATTCTTCATGCTGCTGCCTGAACAGGTTTACGTTTACGGCGACTGTGCGATCAACCCGGATCCAACCGCAGAGCAGCTGGCTGAAATCGCAATCCAGTCCGCGGACTCCGCGATTGCCTTCGGTATCGAACCACGCGTCGCGATGCTTTCCTACTCTACCGGCACTTCTGGTGCAGGTAGCGACGTAGAGAAAGTGCGTGAAGCGACCCGTATTGCACAGGAAAAACGCCCTGATCTGATGATCGACGGCCCGCTGCAGTACGATGCCGCAGTTATGGCTGACGTTGCGAAATCCAAAGCGCCAAACTCCCCGGTTGCAGGTCGCGCTACCGTGTTCATCTTCCCGGATCTGAACACCGGTAACACCACCTACAAAGCGGTACAGCGTTCAGCAGACCTGATCTCCATCGGGCCAATGCTGCAGGGTATGCGCAAACCTGTGAACGACCTGTCCCGTGGCGCGCTGGTAGACGATATCGTCTACACCATCGCGCTGACGGCGATCCAGTCTTCGCAGCAGCAGTAA
- a CDS encoding transketolase family protein — protein MIKVAPAGQKDAIEMRKIYAGFVAKQIEAGSEIIALEADLMSSMAMDGVARDYPQHVINCGIMEANVIGTAAGLSLTGRKPFVHTFTAFASRRCFDQLFMSLDYQRNNVKVIASDAGVTACHNGGTHMSFEDMGIVRGLAHSVVLEVTDAVMFEDILRQLIDLDGFYWVRTIRKQAPSVYAPGSTFTIGKGNVLREGSDITLIANGIMVAEALEAARQLEQEGVSAAVIDMFTLKPIDRMLVKNYAEKTGRIVTCENHSIHNGLGSAVAEVLVETCPVPMRRVGVKERYGQVGTQDFLQKEYGLTAHDIVSAARELL, from the coding sequence ATGATTAAGGTTGCACCTGCAGGACAGAAAGATGCCATAGAGATGCGTAAGATTTACGCGGGCTTTGTGGCAAAACAGATTGAAGCCGGGAGCGAGATCATCGCCCTGGAAGCGGATCTGATGAGCTCAATGGCGATGGACGGCGTGGCGCGCGATTATCCGCAACATGTGATCAACTGCGGCATTATGGAGGCCAACGTGATCGGTACCGCGGCCGGGCTGTCACTCACCGGCCGCAAGCCGTTTGTTCATACCTTTACCGCGTTTGCCAGCCGTCGCTGCTTCGACCAGCTGTTTATGTCCCTGGACTACCAGCGTAATAACGTGAAGGTTATTGCCTCGGATGCGGGCGTGACGGCCTGCCACAACGGCGGGACGCATATGTCGTTCGAGGATATGGGCATTGTGCGCGGTCTGGCGCATTCGGTAGTGCTGGAGGTGACTGACGCGGTGATGTTTGAAGACATACTGCGCCAGCTTATCGACCTCGACGGGTTCTACTGGGTACGTACTATCCGTAAGCAGGCGCCGAGCGTGTATGCCCCGGGTTCAACGTTTACCATCGGCAAAGGCAATGTCCTGCGCGAAGGAAGCGACATTACCCTGATTGCCAACGGCATTATGGTGGCCGAAGCGCTGGAAGCGGCCCGTCAGCTTGAGCAGGAGGGCGTTAGCGCGGCAGTGATAGACATGTTTACCCTGAAGCCCATCGACCGGATGCTGGTGAAAAACTACGCCGAGAAAACCGGGCGGATCGTGACCTGCGAAAACCACAGCATTCACAACGGGCTGGGCTCGGCGGTGGCGGAAGTGCTGGTGGAGACCTGCCCGGTGCCGATGCGTCGCGTGGGGGTGAAGGAGCGTTATGGTCAGGTAGGGACGCAGGACTTCCTGCAGAAGGAGTATGGCCTGACGGCGCATGACATTGTTTCAGCGGCGCGAGAGCTGCTGTAA
- a CDS encoding transketolase, producing the protein MNENEITELARQIRLETLKSLTQLGFGHYGGSMSVVETLAVLYGAVMKIDPADPDWPERDYFVLSKGHAGPALYSTLAIKGYFPMEELSTLNQNGTRLPSHPDRLKTRGVDATTGSLGQGISIAGGMALSHKLAGRSNRVFCIVGDGELNEGQCWEAFQFIAHHRLNNLTIFVDWNKQQLDGELDEIICAFDLEGKFRAFGFDVVTVKGDDIPAQLKLTAPVPPADARPRVVILDSIKGQGVAYLEQLGNSHHLRLTPESKAALDEAIRQLEVTHD; encoded by the coding sequence ATGAATGAGAATGAGATAACCGAACTCGCGCGTCAAATTCGACTCGAGACCCTGAAATCGCTGACGCAGCTGGGATTTGGTCACTACGGCGGCAGTATGTCGGTCGTCGAAACCCTGGCCGTACTGTACGGTGCGGTAATGAAAATTGACCCGGCAGACCCGGACTGGCCAGAACGAGACTACTTTGTCCTGTCGAAGGGCCATGCGGGACCGGCCCTGTACAGTACGCTGGCGATTAAGGGCTATTTCCCGATGGAAGAGCTGAGCACGCTTAACCAGAACGGCACACGCCTGCCAAGCCATCCGGACCGGCTAAAAACACGCGGTGTGGATGCCACGACCGGTTCGCTTGGCCAGGGGATCTCCATCGCGGGCGGCATGGCGCTGTCGCACAAGCTGGCCGGGCGGTCAAATCGGGTCTTTTGCATCGTCGGTGACGGCGAGCTGAACGAAGGGCAGTGCTGGGAAGCGTTCCAGTTTATTGCCCACCATCGTCTTAACAACCTGACGATATTTGTGGACTGGAACAAACAACAGCTTGATGGCGAGCTGGATGAGATCATCTGCGCGTTCGATCTGGAAGGGAAATTCCGCGCCTTTGGTTTTGACGTGGTGACGGTGAAAGGAGATGACATCCCGGCACAGCTGAAGCTCACTGCACCGGTTCCGCCAGCGGATGCGCGTCCGCGGGTGGTGATCCTCGACAGCATCAAAGGACAGGGAGTGGCGTATCTGGAACAGCTGGGTAACTCGCACCATCTGCGATTGACCCCGGAGAGCAAAGCGGCCCTCGACGAGGCGATCCGCCAGCTGGAGGTAACTCATGATTAA
- a CDS encoding PTS ascorbate transporter subunit IIC produces the protein MFILETLNFVVDILKVPSVLVGLIALIGLVAQKKAFSDVVKGTIKTILGFIVLGGGATVLVGSLNPLGGMFEHAFNIQGIIPNNEAIVSIALEKYGASTALIMAFGMVANILVARFTRLKYIFLTGHHTFYMACMIGVILTVAGFEGVGLVFTGSLILGLVMAFFPAIAQRYMKRITGNDDIAFGHFGTLGYVLSGWIGSKVGKGSRSTEEMNLPKNLSFLRDSSISISLTMMIIYLIMAVSAGREYVEATFSGGQNYLVYAIIMAITFAAGVFIILQGVRLILAEIVPAFTGFSEKLVPNARPALDCPVVYPYAPNAVLIGFLFSFLGGIVGLIICGQFNWVLILPGVVPHFFTGATAGVFGNATGGRRGAMIGAFANGLLITFLPVLLLPVLGAIGFANTTFSDADFGAVGIVLGNLARFLSPLAITGLVVALFALLVAYNVFAKNKSAGGNAQEKTGAKS, from the coding sequence ATGTTTATCCTTGAAACGCTGAATTTCGTTGTCGATATTTTAAAAGTCCCTTCCGTGCTGGTAGGCCTGATTGCCTTAATTGGTCTCGTTGCGCAGAAAAAAGCCTTTTCTGACGTTGTAAAAGGGACCATTAAAACTATTCTCGGGTTTATTGTGCTGGGCGGTGGCGCCACCGTGCTGGTGGGGTCATTAAATCCATTAGGCGGTATGTTTGAACACGCCTTTAATATCCAGGGCATTATCCCCAATAATGAAGCGATTGTTTCCATTGCGCTGGAAAAATATGGGGCCTCGACCGCGCTGATTATGGCGTTTGGTATGGTGGCCAATATTCTCGTCGCCCGCTTTACCCGTCTGAAATATATCTTCCTGACCGGACACCACACGTTCTACATGGCGTGCATGATTGGGGTGATCCTCACGGTTGCGGGCTTTGAAGGGGTAGGTCTGGTCTTTACGGGGTCGCTGATCCTCGGGCTGGTCATGGCCTTCTTCCCGGCGATTGCGCAGCGTTACATGAAGCGCATTACCGGCAACGATGATATTGCTTTCGGCCATTTCGGCACTCTGGGCTACGTGCTGTCCGGCTGGATTGGCAGCAAGGTCGGCAAAGGTTCACGTTCAACCGAAGAGATGAACCTGCCGAAGAACCTGAGCTTCCTGCGTGACAGCTCGATCTCCATCTCTCTGACCATGATGATTATCTACCTGATCATGGCGGTGAGCGCCGGGCGTGAATACGTCGAGGCGACCTTCAGCGGAGGTCAGAACTACCTGGTCTACGCCATTATCATGGCAATCACCTTCGCCGCAGGGGTGTTCATCATCCTGCAGGGTGTACGCCTGATTCTGGCAGAAATCGTCCCGGCCTTTACCGGCTTCTCAGAAAAACTGGTGCCCAATGCGCGTCCGGCCCTGGACTGCCCGGTGGTCTATCCGTATGCGCCCAACGCGGTGCTGATTGGCTTCCTGTTCAGCTTCCTCGGGGGGATCGTGGGGTTAATTATCTGCGGCCAGTTTAACTGGGTGCTGATCCTGCCGGGCGTGGTGCCGCACTTCTTCACCGGCGCAACCGCGGGCGTGTTTGGTAACGCCACCGGTGGACGTCGCGGGGCAATGATTGGCGCCTTTGCCAACGGGCTCTTAATCACCTTCCTGCCGGTGCTGCTGCTGCCAGTACTGGGAGCCATTGGCTTTGCCAATACCACTTTCTCGGACGCTGATTTCGGCGCCGTCGGGATTGTGCTTGGCAACCTGGCGCGCTTCCTGTCACCACTGGCCATCACCGGGCTTGTCGTTGCGTTGTTCGCGCTGCTGGTGGCGTACAACGTGTTCGCGAAAAACAAATCTGCGGGTGGTAATGCGCAGGAAAAAACCGGAGCCAAATCATGA
- a CDS encoding PTS sugar transporter subunit IIB, which yields MKIMAICGSGLGSSFMVEMNIKKVLKKLDIDAEVEHSDLSSATPGAADLFVMAKDIASSASVPENQLVVINNIIDINELEAQLRAWFERQ from the coding sequence ATGAAAATCATGGCTATATGCGGTTCTGGCCTGGGCAGTAGTTTTATGGTCGAAATGAATATTAAAAAAGTGCTTAAGAAGCTGGACATTGACGCCGAGGTTGAGCACTCCGATCTCTCTTCAGCCACGCCCGGTGCGGCCGATCTTTTCGTGATGGCGAAAGATATTGCCTCCAGCGCCAGCGTGCCGGAAAACCAGCTGGTGGTGATCAACAACATCATCGATATCAACGAACTTGAAGCGCAGCTGCGTGCCTGGTTCGAAAGACAATAA
- a CDS encoding PTS sugar transporter subunit IIA: MLKKWIYDTTITLQDSVESWPQALEICAKPLLELQVIAPEYVTAIIEQHHTLGPYYVLAPGLAMPHARPEEGAKGLGLSLLKLRKGVSFGAGEFDPVDVIVMLAAPDKHSHIEMISALAELFSSDEDMAELHQANTLEEIKTIIDRF; this comes from the coding sequence ATGCTCAAAAAGTGGATATATGATACAACCATCACGCTGCAGGATAGCGTTGAGAGTTGGCCGCAGGCGCTGGAGATATGCGCGAAACCGTTGCTGGAGCTGCAGGTCATTGCGCCGGAATACGTAACGGCCATCATTGAGCAGCACCACACTTTAGGACCCTATTATGTGCTGGCACCAGGGCTGGCCATGCCGCATGCGCGGCCGGAAGAGGGGGCAAAAGGACTGGGCCTCTCATTATTAAAACTCAGGAAGGGCGTTTCATTCGGTGCAGGCGAATTTGATCCCGTCGATGTGATCGTTATGCTGGCGGCACCGGATAAACACAGCCATATCGAAATGATCTCTGCGCTGGCTGAATTATTTTCAAGCGATGAGGATATGGCGGAATTACATCAGGCGAATACCCTGGAGGAAATTAAAACGATAATCGACCGCTTCTGA
- a CDS encoding LacI family DNA-binding transcriptional regulator, with the protein MSLTRKRRSTGKVTLADVAQLAGVGTMTVSRALRTPEQVSDKLREKIEAAVQELGYMPNLAASALASASSWTIAMVVPNLSEAGCSEMFAGLQQVLQPAGYQIMLAESQHRLEQEEKLLETLLASNIAAAILLSVEHTDTVRHWLKNASIPVMEMGAMRADPIDMNIGIDNVAAMYELTEMVIKRGYQNIGLLCANQEQWIFQQHLQGWYKAMLRHHMSPNRVINAAMPPSFSTGAAQLPEFLLAWPELDALVCVSDELACGALYECQRRRIKVPDDLAVVGFGDSDVSRVCQPPLTTMAVPHRKIGIEAGRALLERLNDGDWRDQKPIASSLCLRESC; encoded by the coding sequence ATGTCTCTAACCCGAAAACGGCGCAGTACCGGTAAAGTGACACTTGCCGATGTCGCACAGCTTGCCGGTGTGGGCACAATGACCGTGTCCCGTGCTCTCCGCACGCCTGAACAGGTTTCCGATAAACTGCGAGAAAAAATAGAAGCCGCGGTACAAGAGTTAGGCTATATGCCCAATCTTGCAGCCAGTGCGCTGGCTTCGGCCTCGTCATGGACGATTGCGATGGTCGTCCCCAATCTTTCCGAAGCCGGTTGTTCAGAAATGTTCGCCGGGCTCCAGCAGGTGTTACAGCCCGCCGGCTATCAGATCATGCTGGCCGAATCCCAGCATCGTCTTGAACAGGAAGAGAAATTGCTGGAAACGCTGCTGGCGTCAAATATCGCCGCAGCGATTTTGCTCAGCGTCGAACATACCGACACCGTGCGTCACTGGCTAAAGAACGCCTCGATTCCGGTGATGGAGATGGGCGCCATGCGCGCCGATCCCATCGATATGAATATCGGGATTGATAACGTCGCGGCCATGTATGAACTTACGGAAATGGTCATCAAACGCGGCTACCAGAACATCGGCCTGCTGTGTGCCAACCAGGAGCAGTGGATTTTCCAGCAGCATTTGCAGGGCTGGTACAAAGCGATGCTGCGCCACCATATGTCGCCTAACCGGGTGATTAACGCCGCCATGCCGCCGAGCTTTTCGACGGGGGCCGCACAACTTCCTGAATTTCTGCTGGCGTGGCCGGAGCTGGATGCGCTGGTTTGCGTCTCAGATGAACTGGCCTGTGGCGCGCTGTACGAGTGCCAGCGCAGGCGTATCAAGGTGCCGGACGATTTGGCCGTGGTCGGGTTTGGCGACAGCGACGTCAGCCGTGTCTGTCAGCCGCCGCTGACGACGATGGCAGTACCCCATCGTAAGATTGGTATTGAAGCGGGACGTGCATTGCTGGAACGTCTGAATGACGGAGACTGGCGCGATCAGAAACCCATCGCATCCAGTCTGTGTCTGAGGGAGAGCTGCTAA
- the yfcD gene encoding NUDIX hydrolase YfcD: MVEQSHLASTEWVDIVNEENEVIAQASREQMRAERLRHRATYIVVHDGMGKILVQRRTDTKDFLPGMLDATAGGVVQADEVLLDSARREAEEELGIAGVPFAEHGQFYFEDEHCRVWGGLFSCVSHGPFALQEEEVSEVSWMTPEEITARCDEFTPDSLKALALWMTRNAKNESTKSEKEEEAE, encoded by the coding sequence ATGGTGGAGCAGAGTCATTTGGCAAGTACAGAGTGGGTTGACATTGTCAACGAAGAGAATGAAGTGATCGCGCAGGCCAGCCGCGAACAAATGCGCGCTGAACGCCTGCGTCATCGTGCGACGTATATTGTTGTTCATGACGGCATGGGCAAAATTTTGGTTCAACGCCGCACGGACACCAAAGATTTTCTCCCTGGTATGCTGGATGCCACTGCGGGCGGTGTCGTTCAGGCGGATGAAGTCCTGCTGGATTCCGCACGCCGTGAAGCGGAAGAAGAGCTAGGCATTGCGGGCGTACCGTTTGCCGAGCATGGACAGTTCTATTTTGAAGACGAACATTGCCGTGTCTGGGGCGGGCTGTTTAGCTGCGTTTCCCACGGGCCGTTCGCCCTGCAGGAAGAAGAAGTAAGCGAAGTGAGCTGGATGACGCCGGAAGAGATCACCGCGCGTTGTGACGAGTTCACGCCGGATTCGTTAAAAGCACTGGCGCTGTGGATGACCCGCAACGCCAAAAACGAATCGACTAAATCTGAGAAAGAAGAAGAGGCCGAATAA
- the yfcE gene encoding phosphodiesterase: protein MKLMFASDIHGSLPATERVLSLFAQSGAQWLVILGDVLNHGPRNALPEGYAPAQVAEKLNPYASRIIAVRGNCDSEVDQMLLHFPMTAPWQQVLLEKCRLFLTHGHLFSPDNLPALAAGDVLVYGHTHIPVAEKRGEIYHFNPGSVSIPKGGYPASYGMLDEHTLSVIALNDQQVIAQVAINP from the coding sequence ATGAAACTGATGTTTGCGTCGGATATCCATGGATCGCTGCCCGCGACCGAGCGCGTTCTTTCCCTGTTCGCACAAAGTGGGGCGCAGTGGCTGGTTATTTTGGGCGACGTGTTGAACCATGGCCCACGTAACGCATTGCCGGAAGGCTATGCCCCTGCACAGGTGGCGGAAAAACTCAACCCGTATGCCTCGCGCATTATCGCCGTGCGCGGTAACTGCGACAGCGAAGTGGATCAGATGCTGCTGCACTTCCCCATGACCGCTCCGTGGCAACAGGTGCTGCTGGAAAAATGCCGTCTGTTCCTCACCCATGGTCATCTTTTTAGCCCGGATAATCTCCCGGCGCTGGCCGCTGGCGATGTCCTGGTTTACGGCCATACTCATATTCCGGTAGCAGAAAAACGCGGGGAGATTTATCACTTCAACCCAGGTTCGGTCAGCATCCCGAAAGGCGGATACCCGGCGAGCTATGGCATGCTTGATGAGCATACGTTAAGCGTTATCGCACTTAATGATCAGCAAGTTATTGCACAGGTAGCGATTAATCCGTAA
- the yfcF gene encoding glutathione transferase, with protein MNQPVITLWSDAQFFSPYVMSVYVALAEKGLSFSLKTVDLDGGEHLKPQWQGYDLTRRVPVLDIDGFALSESSAIDEYLEDRFAPPEWERIYPHDLQKRARARQIQAWLRSDLVPIRVERSTDVVFAGVKKPALSTEGAQSAQKLIDTATSLLAHGNPNLFGEWCIADTDLALMLNRLILNGDDVPQLLVDYATFQWQRASVQRYVALSAKRVG; from the coding sequence ATGAACCAGCCTGTAATCACGTTGTGGTCCGATGCCCAATTCTTTTCACCCTATGTCATGAGCGTGTACGTGGCGCTGGCGGAAAAAGGGCTGTCATTTAGCCTGAAAACCGTTGATCTGGACGGCGGTGAACACCTGAAACCGCAGTGGCAGGGTTACGATCTGACCCGGCGCGTGCCGGTACTGGACATTGATGGCTTCGCGCTGAGTGAATCGTCGGCGATCGATGAATACCTGGAAGATCGGTTCGCGCCACCAGAGTGGGAGCGTATTTATCCTCACGATCTGCAAAAGCGGGCCCGGGCACGGCAAATCCAGGCGTGGCTACGCAGCGATTTGGTGCCGATTCGCGTTGAACGCTCCACGGATGTGGTATTTGCGGGTGTGAAAAAGCCCGCCCTGAGTACTGAGGGGGCGCAGAGCGCGCAAAAGCTGATTGACACCGCCACCTCGCTGTTGGCCCACGGTAACCCGAACCTGTTTGGCGAATGGTGTATTGCCGATACCGACCTGGCGCTGATGCTGAACCGCTTGATCCTTAACGGCGATGACGTCCCCCAGTTGCTGGTGGATTACGCCACTTTCCAGTGGCAACGTGCGTCGGTGCAGCGCTATGTGGCACTCTCCGCTAAGCGCGTCGGCTGA